Sequence from the Peromyscus eremicus chromosome 4, PerEre_H2_v1, whole genome shotgun sequence genome:
AGATCCCTTCAGGTTAGGGTAGATGGTAAATATAAGGCTGCCAGTGGGACAAGGTGAGGCTGTCACAGGTATGTCCTGAAGCTAACTTTGGGGTTAGACTTGGGGAGTCAATAGAATAGTTCAAATTAGGATTCAGTAAAAGATACAgggtatggaggtgtgtgtaAGCTGGGGTAAAACTCTTCCCTGccatgagcaaggccctgggttctgacCCCCACactgtaaatttaaaataaattatatatatatatatatatatatatatatatatatatatatatatatatatatatatatatggtggcacacactttaatctcagcacttgggaggcagaggcaggtggatctctgagtcccagGCTTGCCTGGTCCacagacagagttccaggacagccaggactacaagaagaaaccctgtctcagaaaaccaaaataaaataaaaataatagttttaaatttatatgtatgtgtgcatgtctgtgtgagtgtatgccacatgagtgcaggtgcctgaaaAGACCAGAAGAAGTCACTGGACACCTGAGAGATGGCATTGtaggtggctgtgagcagcccaacatgggtgcttggatccaaacttgggtctcctggaagagcagcaaatgctcttaaccacttgaaCAATCTCTCCAACTCTCTCGTATCTTTATACGTCTACTTGTCCTATAGACTTAGGATTATGCTCCCCTGTGAAGTGTGGGATGGGACTAGATAAGTGGGTTACTCATTGCAAAACCAGCTTTCACCATCCTGGTAGACTTCAAGCAAGTCCTGCCTTAACTCTGATTGTTACAAAGTGAGCAAAGTCAGTTCTAGTaaccttttaaaaagagaattaaaGTCAGTGTAAAGCACACAGTTATACCAGGGAAGGTGCTATGGAGAGAAGATGTGAAGAACAGCAGAACTTTATAGGTAATATGGGCGGCTTGAAAATACTTCTAATTACATGGAGGTGTTGATAGATGATTTACTTGTGACCAGCAGCCAACAAGTCTGAAAATGTAAAAGGATAAAGCTTTGCCACTCTCTAACAACTGACATCTTCCTTTTATTTGCCTTAATGAAGATCATGctgtcttgtgttttgttttactttacctgagacaagatctcactaattACTCTGGGTGACCTTTGAACTAagtatgtggcccaggctggcctcaaacttgtgatcctcttgcctatgcctcctaagtgctgagactgCTGGTGTGTTACACTGGTGTAACACAGATTACAATGCTATAAAagaaaggcacacacacattcacattcacacacactgcaAAATGATGtggattttctaaatatttaatttgggtgTAATTATCAAATGCAAGCAAGGTTGCAATCTCAACTCTATAACATCATAAAACAAAGTAACAATTTATAAAGGATCTTAAAGAATAGGGAAATGTctgacagaaacaaacaacaaagaagaccacaaatattttttctagtcaacttttcttttctttctttttatggtttttcgagacagagtttctctgtgtagctttggagcctatcctggaactcactctgtagaccaggctggcctcaaactcacagagatctgcctgcctctgcctcccagtgtaaCACAGATTACAATGCTATAAAagaaaggcacacacacattcacattcacacacactgcaAAATGATGtggattttctaaatatttaatttgggtgTAATTATCAAATGCAAGCAAGGTTGCAATCTCAACTCTATAACATCATAAAACAAAGTAACAATTTATAAAGGATCTTAAAGAATAGGGAAATGTctgacagaaacaaacaacaaagaagaccacaaatattttttctagtcaacttttcttttctttctttttatggtttttcgagacagagtttctctgtgtagctttggagcctatcctggaactcactctgtagaccaggctggcctcgaactcacagagatctgcctgcctctgcctcccgagtgctgagattaaaggtgtgcaccaccttgccTGGTGTCTAGTCAATTTTTCAAGAGTTCAAGTTCCTTGACCCCAGAGCATATATACCTTGACACATGACAAGCAAATGAACTGAAATAGACAAGCATGTAAGTCAGGGAGTGTGTGCTCTGCTTGTGAGTCACTGAAATAGACAGGCATGTAAGTCAGGGAGTGTGTGCTCTGCTTGTGAGTCACTGAAATAGACAAGCATGTAAGTCAGGGAGTGTGTGCTCTGCTTGTGAGTCACTGAAATAGACAAGCATGTAAGTCAGGGAGCGTGTGCTCCGCTTGTGTCACATTCTGCTacattttcattctgttttggtgctgaggatctaacccagggtcttgcacacaTGTTAAGCACAGGCTTTTCCACTGAGCTCCTCTTCTACATTCCTGAGGAAGAACTGGTCATTTATAGGACTACAACAGAAAAGTATCTGTTGAAACTATAGTATGTTTTCCATGTGTTAAGATGTACTAGAAAAAATGAGGGAGACTGAGAGTTAACTTAATGGTACAGCATGTGCTTAGCATATGTGATGCTCTGGTTCAGTCttcagcacatacacacacacacacacacacacacacacacacacacacacacacaagctgggaAGGCTTTCTGGTGACTTTAGTTGGTATTGCTGAGGAGTCTAACCTCATACATATGAAGTAAGAGCTCAACCACTTGCCTCTACTATTCTGTTCCTCAACTTCCAGCTCaatattgtgcatgtgtgtgtgcacatgcatgtgaacacatgtatgtagaggccaaAAGTTGATATTGGTATtttcttcaattgctctccaccttaactcatctttaacttaatttaattttttaatggtttttgagacagggtttcactgtgtagcactTACTGTACTGGAAttagttctatagaccaggccagccttgaactcacagagatccttctgccttggcctcctgaatgctgattaaaggcttgtgctccTACCACTGGacattgttttttgcttttgtttttctgaggcaggctttccagctgtcctagaactcacaatgtagaacaggctggccttaaactcacagagatctctgcctcttgagtgctgggattaaaggtaaatGCACCACCTCACTggctccaccttaatttttgagacagagtttctcactgaacttggaggtTCCTGATTCAGCTGCAGTGGCTAGCTACCAACCCCAGGGGGCCTCCTATGTCCttctacccagtgctgggattgtaggtatgtATCAAGTActcatggtttttgttgttgttttgtggttttgtttgtttcaaacccgggtactgaggattgaactcagatccttacggttgcaaggcaagcactttccaAGTGAGGTGTCTCCTAAACCCATGAATAGCAATTTctaggaacaacaacaaaaccctcttgGCACCTCTTACCACACGGAAACATGATAGATAGCAAGTGAAAAACTAAGACCTGTAAATTTGGTGGACGCTCTGCACCAATTGAATCAGAAAAGCAAGTGATTATATCAAGGCCACAGATCTACACCAAAATGTCAAATTCTGTGAAGTATTTTCAGCCAAAAAGAAATCCTAATGAAGAGAAGATCTAATATCATGATTTGACATTAAATTAATGATTGACGGTTCCTAGTTTGCTCATTCTAATTATTAACAAactttgtcttgttttgagacagggtcttgacagggctcaggctggccttgaactctcatcCTTCCCAAGTCAGCCTCCTGGGTGTGAGGATTATAGGCATTCATCACATTACCTAGCTATAGCAGACTTTTGAACCAGTACAACATACATTGCACAAAGGCACTTTCTTCTTAACTTCGAGGAAATGAAGTTCAAGTCTCTTACCAAGATGATAGAGATCCAGTCCCGGTCTGAGCCGAAAGCAGAACTGTGGTGGATTCTGTTCAGTGTGTATTGCTCCTTCATTCCTTGCAGTTTgtcataaaaagctgaatgggcaAATCTTTTTTGTTTCAGGGAGAACAAATCATTCAAACCACATGAATGTCTTATAGCAAGGCGGCAAGGTGGGCTTAGTGAGTCGGGAGTGACATAGACTTTTTAAACACCCTGAACCCTTTTGCTGGTCCAGGATatggaggtggtggtgagacACTGTGTTTTCTGGTCAGTGCTACTGCCTGTTCATAGGAAGGTGGTCCTGCGTCCTCTAAAGGTGGCGATGAAGGTAAGACAGCCTCCTCCGGGCTTCTGAAAATGATGGAGGGTGTGTGTCTGGCCCTTCTTGTGTAGACAGCTgaagaactaaacagagagatGACATTTAATTTAAGAGAAGTGAATTTCTGGGATAATGACATTAAAAAttctagaagccaggcagtggtggcacactgctttaatcccagcacttgggaggcagagacaggtggatctgtgacAGGCCACCCTGgtttgcagagtgagttccaggacagccagggtgacacagagaagcTGAAGTCAGACATTAGTCAGAAACTGTACTCTGTCATCCTGTGATCAAAGTCAAGCTCCCTGACTTAGTTTCCTCCTCTCTAAAATGGGGTAATAGAGCTACCTCAACAGAGTTGCTGGTGTGCACTGAGTAGGACGTTTGACGTAATGCTTCCAGCAGAGTGAatcccttttcctcctgctctgGAAATCAAATCCAGGCTTTGTTGTGAGGTGGCATGACGCCAAGTTACTTCAGTCTTGTTGCCTGGTTGACCCTTGACCTTCCCAAGTAGTATTTCTGCCATGTAATCTAGACGTGGCCTCCTTTCCATGATTACATAGCTCCTGAACTCTCTTTGCAAAGCCTCCCTTATCCTGGATTCACTGTATTTTTCATAGCTTTCTTCTTGGTTAATTATACAGAATTCTGAGACcccctttttctctctgctctatttttttcccctgagacagggactcagtagctcaagctggcttcaaactcactatgtagttaagGATGAGCTCGAacttctgcctttacctcctcagtgttgagattataggcatgtagtgctgggtactgaaccgtTGACTTCATAAATGCTAGGCAAGagatctaccaactgagctccaccCCAGCCCCCTTCTCTGTGCCTTGACTGGCATTGTTCCATTCCGGGAacgctgtctttttcttttctccagcttTTTCTCTAAGCCCACTTATTCTTGGCCAAGTACATAGTAAAGCAGTGGCCTAGTGTGTGTAAAGATCTGGGTTCCACTCTCCACAGTGAAACACGGAGTCAGTCTAACCCGCTCTCCTTCTCTTCATATTGGGATTGAGCCCAGAGTCATTGGCACGCTAGTAGGCAAGTACTGTACGGTTCAGCTGCCGTCTCCAGTCACTGGAAAACTTTGGGAAAGGGTCTTTTCAGGTTGctgagctgaccttgaactcactattgtAACTGATCCTGAACTGGCAATCCTTCTGCGTTCTAGAATTGTGGATTTGTACCACTATACCTAAAGAATACTAACAATTTCCTTATCAGCCAGTGAAAGCTAAAATGCCACACAGGTCTGACATTTTCCATCCTCTCCTCTGAATTGCAAACTacgttaaaatttttaaaattacatttatatgtgtgtatatatgtatacatatatatgcacacacatatatacacacatgccacagtgtgcttgTGGAAGTCCAAGAACAACTTTCTCAGTCGGTTCTCTCTGTCTTGTAGATCTcaaggattgaacttgggtcatcagaattggtggcaagtgcctttacccactgagccatattgccAGTCCTCAAACTACAATTTAAATGTTAGTAAATTGAGCTGTTTAGACCGCGGAGTTGGCTGGCTATAAAGTATCAATGCATAACTAACCTCCTAGAATTAAGGGTAATATGACAATTAAAGTCAGACAATTTTGGCCGACCTCTGATGCATGTCTACAGTATTTTTCCCACTAAGGGACAGTTGACATAGGTCTGGGGAGTTGTCTTGAAAACTTGATGATCTGAGTTTCGATTCCCAGAACTTTGTAAAAGGCAGACACAGTAGCATGGGCATGTGTAATTCCAGCATGCTCACTGTCATTTTAGGTGTTTCTCAGACATTGGTTTGTCCCCTCTGGAGAAATGTCAGCTCAAGTCCTTTATCTTTAGAgcttgtcttttgttgttttgccCTTCCTTcacctatctaaaaaaaaaaaaaaaaaggttttgttttataccagtagccagtgctcttaactgccgaaccAGCTCTTCAGGCCCTCTCGTCTGTCTTTAAAATCtttgaaataaaatgttattttattctgTCAAATCCAAGTTTCAGTTTCCTCCTCAGCCAGAAGTCAATGCTCAACTCCCATTCTCCCTATACGTCCTCCAGCTTCCTACCAGCCATTAAATCCCACAGCTTCTTTTCCCTCAGACAAGTCCAGACTCCTGACCTCCCCTGGGAGTCGCATGCTGGCATCTCAATGGGTGCTCCTCTACCTTACAGGTTCTTCCTGCTCTGCTGTGCATTATTTAAGCAATGTGTCTGCTTTGGCCACCTCTGTGTTCCCAGGATGGAACAGATTACGGCTTTCTCAAAAACCTTTTCCAAAAAAGCAGCCTTCTGTTCTTCTTGTTCTAACAGGATTCACCTGTCACCATCTTTCCTAGACTGAAATTTCCCAGCCCttccaaatttttaaatttggaacctctctctctctctctctctctctctctctctctctccctccttccctccctctttccctcccttcctccctccatatatatatccctccctctctctcattaaATGGTAATCACTCTGTGTCTTCTTTGAACACTCCCCCTCACTTTCAAAAACTCCAGAACACACTGAGCAGCAGGTGTAAAGGAACAATGGCAGCACTTGGTGCACAGGCAGCAGAACTTAGTTATATAGGGACAGGTGGCCCGTTCACTggctaatattttataatttactaaGTTAAAAAAACTTACTTATGATACATCTCAATTTAAATTTCATATGAACATATGAATGCTGAGTACCTCTATAATCAGTACAAGTTCTGAACAGgttttgtgtttggttgttttgtggtgctaggaattgaactcaggactttacactctaccactgagctacagcttcCAGCCCCTGGGGACTATTTACTtactcatttgtttattcatttagatgctggggactgaacccagggccccacATGTATTATacaggtgctctaccattgagctgtatGCCTGGGTTGGAGgctattttttaaatgcataaacATTGCAAAGGCACATAGGAATACTCTTTCTCAAATGTGTggaacaacctgagttcaaaaattaataataacagtaatagtTAATACTGATTTAGTACTATACACTAAGCATTATTTTAAGCACTTAATGATCTGGGCCACCATATTGCACAATGCCAAAAGACATTATTCACACATCTGTGTGAACGTTGCTCCCGTGGAACTATGATACATGATGGCTTTGATTATTATGGGGGGGTGTACATGTAAGTAACATGTCCAAGGACTAATCCTAGTCAATTGTGTACTCAGGATCTGAACAGCAGCATGTTAGCTCCCACGATTTCACATACATTACTGTATCACATCCTGTTTCGACCCAGCACAATACACATTGGTCCCtttcagaaacaaatgctagtctAAGACTGTTGTTATTTTAGGATGGAATCATATCTTAGAGTAATATGccagaaaatataaattaagtGGCAAATGCAAGTTTACAAGATGCTCAGAGTTCTGAAAATACTGTACCAGATTAACCAGTCAGACTAATACTATGTCATTCCACATATGTGATGTCAGAATAGCAAAATTCACAGAGGCAGAAGGTAGGATGGTGGTGAACTTGAGCTGGTGGGCTGGGGACTTGAACAGAAGATGGGGAGTATCTGGGTCCACTGGCATGGAGCTGGAGATGACTGTAAAGTCGTGTGAATGAGATGAATTCTGAACTTGAACAACTTACTtacaaatataaaagaagataaattttattttatgtaaactaCTATTCTGGAAATGCACTTAAACTGTATTATTAAATACCAAAATTAAGTTGCAAATGAGAACATACAATGTGCATACCAAATCCACAAagcagcttcttttttttcttttcgtgtgtgtgtgtgtgtgtgtgtgtgtgtgtgtgtgtgtgtgtgtgtatgcaaatgcgcatgcatgtgcagaggccagaggacaactttgggtgttgTTCCCCAGGAGTCATTTTGGGGtgattttttgttcatttgttgtttgagacagggtctcttaggTAGCCCTAGCTATATTGGAACTCtgaatgtagatcaggctggtcttgaactcacagagattcaccttgcttttttgagacaggtctctcactgagaccagtgctcaccaattaggctagccTGGCTGTCCAGAGAGCTCTAAGCCTCCAGCTGTCTGTCTGCCTAGTACTGGGACTGTAAACACTTGCCAACATGGCTGCCtgtttacatggatgctggggtccAATCCAGACTCCATGCTTGCATAGCAGACATGTTACTGACTGGGCTATCTCCAGCCTagcagttctttcttttttttttttttttttttttttttggagtcagggtttctctggctctgacctggagctcactttgtagaccaggctggcctccaactcacagagatctgtgataatattttatttgtgctgaaatgtggtaatattttaccACATACACTCTTAATGGCTGAGTGATCTCTcaggacactaaaaaaaaaaaattgcttctgTGGGCACAAACTAGAATAAAAAATTTTGAAGACTTTAATCTTCATTATCAATACCGTTTGAGACACTCATATAGCAATAGAAATAACTTTTAAGTGATTCTCTCAGAGGAGTCAACATGATCTCCTTCAAGCCTTCAAGAGGGAATGCTTTGCTGGCCTGGGACTGGCTATACTACTGAGGATGCTCTTGCATTTCTGGTCCCccgtctcttcctcccaagtgctaggatggcaGACACATTCCAcccctggtttatgtggtgctacaaatcaaactcagggcttttgTATGCTAAGCAAGAATTTTACTAACAGAGCTAAATCCCTAGTcccccagaaaaaaaatactcttcTAAATGTTGTGGAAAAATGTGTCCTTTATATTTACTGATCTCAtgtaaagaatttttatttttaaataagtaacttttaaaatgataattctGACAAACAAACAGCCAAAGTTATAAAACTGGCGAAAGAAAACGATATTATGAAACTTTAAGAGGaatcatttttttccctcattcATTTCAAAGATGAGAAAAACTTAAGTATCTCAAGGAGGgcaggagagacggctcagccattaagagagcgagttccaggacagccagggctgttatacagagaaatcctgtcttcaaaaaaccaaaaaactcaaataaataaataataaaaaataaaaataaaaaaaatcagtaaataaaagaaagaaagaaagaaagaaagcagattgagcaagccagggcgaacaagccaataagcagagTTCCTCAATGGCTTCTGCttatctccaggttcctgtcttggctcCCCTCAGCAGACTGTGACCCAGGAtttgtaagccaaatcaaccctttcctcctcacgTTGCTTtttaccacagcagtagaaaccctaaccaagagaGTTTTGCAAATAATTATGGTCCCTATGAATTCTTATCAATCTCTGTTAATGTACTATTTATCTTTAATtggtaataattttattttattatttttaaggtatCAATAATAGGTTAAAgccagtttcccttccttccttaaaacaAAGTGTCATATGTCCCAGACTGGTTTCCAATTTgttttgtagccaaggatgatcctgaacttctgattctcctgcctccacctcccttgtGCTGGTATttgtaggcatgtgctaccacagcaggcttatgtggtgctggggactgaacccaggacttcttgccaccaggcaagcactctaccaactgagttataccCCCGGTCCCTGAACTGTTTTGCTTCTGCCACAGAGATCTGTTAAGTTCATGACCCAGTAAACTGCTggactttctgtttttgaaaataaTGGGGCAGCGGAGTCAAAAGGAGTGCTGTATACATTCCAGGGAGTGCTGCActactgagctgtgtctccagtctCTGGAATCTTGAGACCAgtctctgtatgtagcccagACAGGTATGGAACTTGAATCCTGTTCCCCtacctcctaagttctgggattatagctcTGAGCAGCTACACCTAGATCTTGTATTCTTTTGAAGGATCTTAGAAATAGCATCATTAGCCCATGTTTGCCATGACACACAGGTggccatacacatatacactaaataaataaatacattttaaaaattttagaaatagcATCATTAGATTGTTAATGTGGATGTTAAAACACCAGACATCTGTCAGCCTAGAGTCTGGGAAGATATAAATGTAGTGTGGGATAGGGAGAGGACACTAACAGAGAAACTGGCAAAATCTGAATTTAGAGTTTAGTTAATGGTGATGTTacaatgtttgtgtgtgtgtgtgtgtgtgtgtgtgtgtgtgtgtgtgtgagagagagagagagagagagagagagagagagagagagagagagagagagagatcaacatCAGTGTTTTTCTCAGTTAtgctccaccttgttttttgagacagggtctctcactgaacaggaGGTGGTTGATTAGGCTGGGCTGGTTGGCCTGCAAGCCCTAGGGAgcccctgtccccacctccctgcaGCTGGAGTACAGGCCCATGCTGCCACACCAAGCTTTTCTAGTTGCTGGTGATCTGAACTCAAGGCTTATGCTTATGCAGGAAGCACTTTCCCGAGTGAGCCATATCTCTGGTCCTATTTTCTTAGTTTTGACCGATCTACTATGGTAACATAATTGGAAATTTATGGGAGAAACTGAGCAAAGGGTACATGAAAATTCCCTGAACTGTCTTTGCAATCATCTTGACTATCTAGGATTATTCTAGAGTAAAAACCTCAAAACAAATGGCTATCAGTTTGGCCCACTTAAAAACAACATTACAAAATGCACCAATGAAGTTACTATTTTGACTTACCCCAGATACGGCTGCCTGTTACACTTGGTGATACACAGATAGTAACCAAACAGGCCAAATATAACCAAGAATACTCCAGCGGCAATTAATCCAGTCAGAAGGCCCATAACATCAATTTTCTCTTTGttaacatcttaaaaaaaaacaacagtaaagTAAGTTAATAGCATGACTGAAAAGCATCATCTATAATTTCAACAAATTTAACACATTACTAAGGAGAATTTCATAACTAATAACTGCTTGGTTTAtttatctacttttcttttttttttttttgagacagggtttttctgtgtagccttggctgtcctgaaattggctctgtagaccaggctgtcctcaaactcccagagatctgcctgcctctgcctcccaagtgctgggattaaagatgtgtaccacaaTATGGCCAAGCAATACTAATTTATCTTGAAGTCTTTGTGTCATAGAACTacctaaaaaaatgtaaatgatatttgttatttaaatttctttttttcttttttttccaagacagggtttctctgtgtagttttggttctggatctcgctctgtagaccaggctggcctcgaactcacagacatccgcctggctctgcctcccaagtgctgggattaaaggcgtgcaccactactgcttggcctttctttttctttttttaaaaaattatttacataGTGTGTGTGAGAAGGTTGTTGTGACATACATGCGGATGTCAGAGGGCAATTTCTGAGAGTTTGtgttctccttctaccatgtgaggcctgagagttgaacctgggtttggtggcaagcatctttacccactgagccatcttgccagctcttaggtggcatttcttaattatgtttattatttcatttctttaaacagGTCATATTATGTGAATAATATCTAACAGTAAGTGGGATAAACATGTATTTTGCTCAGCTAGACATGTTGGTCCATTTATTAGGCAACCTTGGAATAGTCCCCTACAGGAGGTgcctaaaataaatgaaagaatcaagggcaaaattaattaaataaatgaccAAATGCAGCTAGAAGGAGAAATAGAGAGAAGGCATTTAAAAACTGgttatcgggctggagagatggctcagaggttaagagcactgactgctcttccagaggtcctgagttcaattcccagcaaccacatggtggctcacaaccatctgtaatgagatctggtgccctcttctggcctgtagtcatacatgctgtatacataataaataaataaatcttaaaaaaaaacaaaaacaaaaaaaacctggttATCAGGAACAGAATGACAGTCAGACAGGACCAGTCAGTTCTACTATTCTGTAGAAAGTTGGGTAACTATTGTTGATAATTTACTGGATATTTCAAAATAGAAGATTTTTGTATTATCATCTCAAATAAATGACAAATGTTTGACGTGATAGATATGATAATTGCCCTGATTTGATTACCACACATTGTATATAAGTGTTAAAATACCACACTGTATTCCGTAAATAGGTACAAGTATTATGGatcaaattattaaaaagaagagCAAGCAGCTTGAGATGACCAACACAGGTAAGACAGAGGCCTTCCCTTCTCTAGTAGCTATTACTGCTTCTAAACA
This genomic interval carries:
- the Prrg4 gene encoding transmembrane gamma-carboxyglutamic acid protein 4 — translated: MFPLLIVLSQLTRLTLAFPHCTKSLKDSEHAGEEVFTTKEAANVFMHRRLLYNRFDLELFTPGDMERECYEEFCNYEEAREIIGDDEKTTTFWRDYSTKGPTTRSDVNKEKIDVMGLLTGLIAAGVFLVIFGLFGYYLCITKCNRQPYLGSSAVYTRRARHTPSIIFRSPEEAVLPSSPPLEDAGPPSYEQAVALTRKHSVSPPPPYPGPAKGFRVFKKSMSLPTH